In the genome of Kitasatospora cathayae, one region contains:
- a CDS encoding SMI1/KNR4 family protein, producing MTTGRPGVAAAPNAAYAGQVVQFPDPVRAERHPAGVRVDESGYPDFGPYAAAAAEVADPPEGFGVDELRLTDYVSANAALFTQGHPLWADLETAVATPPGWTWHHAVGRAAPGWRRMELVPVEVKALLRHHGGLATSPADHSRRGTRPLQERRPVHFSLAKDGGDPIGVPEDLVQRAEERLGYRLPGAYRTFLKLGGGRGPVGVALDTELGMLLDQPFLTLTEEYGTEDVVYANKCLRDHLTKDYLGIAYAQGGIVALKVRGDRIGSVWFHLYDDARDTGAPEAPEERCARLLLPCGDDFDAFLLRLAGSPPELETVAELMVDGGFARAVPVG from the coding sequence ATGACGACAGGTCGGCCCGGCGTCGCCGCCGCACCGAACGCGGCGTACGCAGGTCAGGTGGTGCAGTTCCCGGACCCGGTCCGTGCGGAGCGGCACCCGGCCGGGGTCCGGGTGGACGAGTCCGGCTACCCGGACTTCGGCCCGTACGCCGCCGCGGCGGCCGAGGTCGCCGACCCGCCGGAGGGCTTCGGCGTGGACGAACTGCGGCTGACCGACTACGTCTCGGCCAACGCCGCGCTGTTCACCCAGGGCCACCCGCTCTGGGCCGACCTGGAGACCGCGGTGGCCACCCCGCCCGGCTGGACCTGGCACCACGCGGTCGGCCGGGCGGCCCCCGGCTGGCGCCGGATGGAGCTCGTCCCGGTCGAGGTCAAGGCCCTGCTGCGGCACCACGGCGGACTGGCCACCTCGCCCGCCGACCACTCCCGCCGCGGCACCCGCCCGCTGCAGGAGCGCCGGCCCGTCCACTTCTCGCTGGCCAAGGACGGCGGGGACCCGATCGGCGTCCCCGAGGACCTGGTCCAGCGCGCCGAGGAGCGCCTCGGCTACCGGCTGCCCGGCGCCTACCGCACCTTCCTCAAGCTGGGCGGCGGCCGCGGCCCGGTCGGGGTCGCGCTGGACACCGAGCTGGGCATGCTGCTCGACCAGCCGTTCCTGACCCTCACCGAGGAGTACGGCACCGAGGACGTCGTGTACGCCAACAAGTGCCTGCGCGACCACCTCACCAAGGACTACCTGGGCATCGCCTACGCGCAGGGCGGCATCGTCGCGCTCAAGGTGCGCGGCGACCGGATCGGCTCGGTCTGGTTCCACCTGTACGACGACGCCCGCGACACCGGCGCGCCGGAGGCCCCGGAGGAGCGCTGCGCCCGGCTGCTGCTGCCCTGCGGGGACGACTTCGACGCCTTCCTGCTCCGATTGGCCGGCAGCCCGCCGGAGCTGGAGACGGTCGCGGAGCTGATGGTGGACGGCGGGTTCGCCCGGGCCGTCCCGGTGGGCTGA
- a CDS encoding DegT/DnrJ/EryC1/StrS family aminotransferase: protein MEALLELADGRPVVEDAAQSQGARRHGRGAYGRIAATGFHPGENLGGHGDAGAVLTDEDELAGAVRLIGDHGARDESRQERFGLNSRMDAPQAVVLRAAGGHCPAPVHLQPAFRPPGYGQGSYPVAERAARELLSPPLHPHLTQAQRPRVVEVLETALGAGDRPGG from the coding sequence ATGGAGGCGCTACTGGAACTGGCCGACGGCCGCCCGGTGGTGGAGGACGCCGCGCAGTCCCAGGGCGCCCGGCGGCACGGGCGCGGCGCGTACGGGCGGATCGCGGCGACCGGCTTCCACCCGGGCGAGAACCTCGGCGGCCACGGCGACGCCGGGGCGGTGCTCACCGACGAGGACGAACTCGCCGGGGCGGTACGGCTGATCGGCGACCACGGCGCGCGCGACGAGTCCCGGCAGGAGCGGTTCGGCCTCAACTCCCGGATGGACGCCCCGCAGGCCGTCGTGCTGCGCGCCGCCGGCGGGCACTGCCCCGCCCCGGTGCACCTGCAGCCGGCGTTCCGCCCGCCCGGCTACGGCCAGGGCTCCTACCCGGTCGCCGAGCGGGCCGCCCGCGAACTGCTGTCCCCGCCGCTGCACCCGCACCTCACTCAGGCGCAGCGGCCGCGGGTCGTGGAGGTGTTGGAAACGGCCCTGGGTGCGGGGGATCGGCCGGGCGGGTGA